A genome region from Natronosalvus rutilus includes the following:
- a CDS encoding NAD(P)/FAD-dependent oxidoreductase — protein sequence MRDVCIVGGGVAGLSAAIYTARNGLDTLVIDGGESILARNANLENYPGFPDGVDARRYLALVREHAGNAGAEFELGYVTSVEQRDSQTPEAGFVLETDGGEPLEARRVIAASWADSDYLTPLDVGREQRGSKYVVSVDEAGRTAVDGVYAAGRLAGEPHQAIVAAGHGAKVGLAAIHDSGVPFYHDWVAPEGYFTGRDRDVPPACEEIDEAERRERDETARKRMLEAFAEPLEAEPTMHPSVARD from the coding sequence ATGCGAGACGTCTGCATCGTCGGCGGTGGCGTCGCCGGTCTCTCGGCGGCCATCTACACCGCCCGCAACGGACTGGACACCCTCGTGATCGACGGGGGCGAATCGATCCTGGCGCGCAACGCCAATCTCGAGAATTACCCTGGGTTCCCCGACGGCGTCGACGCCCGCCGGTACCTCGCGCTCGTTCGCGAGCACGCCGGAAACGCTGGCGCCGAGTTCGAACTCGGGTACGTCACGAGTGTCGAGCAACGCGATTCCCAGACACCTGAAGCGGGATTCGTCCTCGAGACCGACGGTGGCGAACCGCTCGAGGCACGCCGGGTGATCGCCGCCTCCTGGGCCGACAGCGATTACCTCACGCCCCTCGACGTCGGTCGCGAACAGCGCGGGAGCAAGTACGTGGTGAGCGTCGACGAGGCGGGTCGGACGGCCGTCGACGGCGTCTACGCCGCGGGGCGACTCGCGGGTGAACCGCACCAGGCGATAGTCGCCGCCGGCCACGGCGCGAAGGTCGGCCTCGCCGCGATTCACGACTCTGGCGTTCCGTTCTATCACGACTGGGTCGCCCCTGAGGGCTACTTCACGGGCCGCGATCGGGACGTGCCGCCAGCCTGCGAGGAGATCGACGAGGCGGAGCGACGCGAGCGGGACGAGACGGCGAGGAAACGGATGCTCGAGGCGTTTGCGGAGCCACTCGAGGCCGAGCCGACGATGCACCCGAGCGTCGCCCGCGACTGA
- the hpt gene encoding hypoxanthine/guanine phosphoribosyltransferase has protein sequence MDQLKRSLLEAPIIEKNGYHYFVHPISDGVPKLEPSLLREIVIRITRKADLEDVDRIVTPAAMGIHISTAVSLMTDIPLTVIRKREYGLEGEVSISQKTGYSENEMFINDVYEGERVLVLDDVLSTGGTLAAVLGALDEIGAEVADTVAVIKKEGGENKVADAGYDVKTLINVDVVDGEVVIVDEDGDD, from the coding sequence ATGGATCAGTTGAAACGGTCGCTCCTCGAGGCCCCCATCATCGAGAAGAACGGCTATCACTACTTCGTCCACCCCATCAGCGACGGCGTCCCCAAACTCGAGCCCTCCCTCCTCCGCGAAATCGTCATCCGAATCACGCGCAAGGCCGACCTGGAGGACGTCGATCGGATCGTCACCCCGGCCGCGATGGGCATCCACATCTCGACAGCAGTCTCGCTCATGACCGACATTCCACTGACCGTCATCCGCAAGCGCGAGTACGGCCTCGAGGGCGAGGTCTCGATCTCCCAGAAGACCGGTTACTCGGAGAACGAGATGTTTATCAATGACGTGTACGAGGGCGAGCGCGTGCTCGTGCTCGACGACGTCCTCTCGACCGGCGGCACGCTTGCAGCCGTCCTCGGCGCGCTCGACGAAATCGGGGCCGAGGTCGCCGATACCGTCGCCGTCATCAAGAAAGAAGGCGGCGAGAACAAGGTCGCGGACGCGGGCTACGACGTGAAGACGCTGATCAACGTCGACGTCGTCGACGGCGAGGTCGTCATCGTGGACGAAGACGGCGACGATTGA
- the coaBC gene encoding bifunctional phosphopantothenoylcysteine decarboxylase/phosphopantothenate--cysteine ligase CoaBC yields the protein MLEGVNVALGVSGSIAAVKTVELAHELRRQGATVRAVMTDSARGIVHPWALEFATERDVVTEITGGVEHVALCGSDGWADILLLAPATANTVGKIAGAVDDTPVTTCATTALGAGVPVVVAPAMHEPMYDHPGVLEAIERVESWGVDFVDPRVEEGKAKIATEEAIVCAVARAASDRPLEGRYVVVTSGATSEPIDPVRVLTNRSSGKMGRAVARACYVLGADVTLIHDGDDVPYADVRTVESAAEMLEVTLEACGEADALVSAAAVGDYTVDASEAKLRSGQELTLDLEPTPKLIDQVREARPDLPIVAFKAETSGEDEAMIDAARAVLERVDAAFVVANDASVMGGDRTRALLVHAEDVAQFSGAKADLADEIARSLAVVVG from the coding sequence ATGCTCGAGGGAGTCAACGTCGCGCTCGGGGTTTCGGGGTCGATCGCGGCCGTCAAGACGGTCGAACTTGCTCACGAGTTGCGCCGGCAGGGGGCGACCGTCCGCGCGGTGATGACCGACAGCGCCCGAGGAATCGTCCACCCATGGGCGCTCGAGTTCGCAACCGAGCGCGATGTCGTCACCGAGATCACGGGCGGGGTGGAACACGTTGCCCTCTGTGGGAGCGACGGCTGGGCCGACATCCTCTTGCTCGCGCCGGCCACGGCCAACACCGTAGGCAAGATCGCCGGTGCGGTCGACGACACTCCGGTCACGACCTGCGCCACGACAGCCCTCGGTGCCGGCGTGCCGGTCGTCGTCGCCCCGGCCATGCACGAACCGATGTACGACCACCCGGGCGTCCTCGAGGCCATCGAGCGCGTCGAGTCCTGGGGCGTCGACTTCGTCGACCCGCGCGTCGAGGAGGGGAAGGCCAAGATTGCCACCGAGGAAGCCATCGTCTGTGCGGTCGCGCGGGCCGCGAGCGACCGGCCCCTCGAGGGGCGTTACGTCGTCGTCACCAGCGGCGCGACCAGCGAGCCGATCGACCCCGTTCGCGTGCTGACGAATCGCTCCTCGGGGAAGATGGGTCGAGCTGTCGCCCGCGCGTGTTACGTCCTCGGAGCCGACGTGACACTGATCCACGACGGCGACGACGTCCCATACGCCGACGTACGGACCGTCGAAAGCGCAGCGGAGATGCTCGAGGTGACGCTCGAGGCCTGTGGCGAGGCGGACGCTCTCGTCTCGGCCGCCGCCGTCGGCGACTACACCGTCGACGCCAGCGAGGCGAAACTCCGCTCCGGCCAGGAGCTGACCCTCGACCTCGAGCCGACGCCGAAACTCATCGATCAGGTGCGCGAAGCTCGACCTGATCTGCCCATCGTCGCGTTTAAGGCCGAGACGAGTGGCGAGGACGAGGCGATGATCGACGCCGCACGAGCGGTGCTGGAGCGCGTCGACGCGGCCTTCGTCGTCGCCAACGACGCGAGCGTCATGGGCGGTGACCGGACTCGAGCGCTCCTCGTCCACGCCGAGGACGTCGCGCAGTTTTCGGGTGCGAAGGCCGATCTGGCGGACGAAATCGCTCGATCGCTGGCTGTCGTCGTCGGTTGA
- a CDS encoding DUF7344 domain-containing protein — MKMDRPGRPNPLSKGEIFEVLRNQRRRYVLQFLKQDDRPVELGDLAQQVAAWEYETTLEGVTPEQRKRVYTTLQQTHLPKMDTAGILRFDSDDGVIEPTDRTSDLNVYLEIVPGREFAWRELYLSLGAIGCALVAALWLGIYPLTMLSELAWAGLLSVTITATAAAHIYYERNMRVGHGDEPPELSYGR, encoded by the coding sequence ATGAAGATGGACCGACCCGGCCGGCCGAACCCGCTCTCGAAGGGTGAAATTTTCGAAGTCCTCCGCAACCAGCGACGGCGCTACGTCCTTCAGTTTTTGAAACAGGACGACCGACCAGTCGAACTCGGCGACCTCGCCCAGCAGGTCGCCGCCTGGGAGTACGAGACGACCCTCGAGGGCGTCACCCCGGAGCAACGAAAGCGCGTCTACACGACGCTCCAGCAGACGCACCTCCCGAAGATGGACACCGCCGGCATCCTTCGATTCGACTCCGACGACGGGGTCATCGAACCGACCGATAGGACCAGTGATCTCAACGTCTACCTCGAGATCGTCCCCGGCAGGGAGTTCGCCTGGCGCGAACTGTACCTCTCGCTGGGCGCAATCGGCTGTGCGCTCGTGGCCGCGCTCTGGCTCGGAATCTACCCGCTCACGATGTTGTCGGAACTCGCCTGGGCGGGCCTCCTCTCGGTGACGATCACCGCCACGGCGGCCGCTCACATCTACTACGAACGGAACATGCGCGTCGGCCACGGCGACGAGCCCCCGGAGCTGAGTTACGGACGGTAG